Proteins found in one Actinokineospora alba genomic segment:
- a CDS encoding sulfite oxidase → MTFSSVREGEASRVAGPDEGISLDELRLAARNHGMPLEALRYDLTPPGLHYVLVHYDIPFVDPDTYRLTVDGRVGTALEFDLASLRARPKVNLTVTLECAGNGRARLHPRPVSQPWLDEAVGTARWTGTPLVDLLAEAGVLEDAVDVAFTGLDHGTDRGVEQDYQRGLSLAAAVGRDVLVAYEMNGQPLPPQHGAPVRLIVPGWYGMASVKWLRRITVLDHEFTGFQNATAYRIKHDTGDDGEPVTRIRPRALVVPPGFPDFMTRRRIVDAGPVELFGRAWSGQGPVTRVEVSVDGGQTWANAALGKQAGKYAWRPWTFRWSAVPGEVEVLVRAADRHGVQPVEQPWNTQGMANNMAQRVSVTVR, encoded by the coding sequence ATGACTTTCTCCAGCGTCCGCGAAGGTGAGGCGTCGCGGGTCGCGGGGCCCGATGAGGGCATCTCGCTCGACGAGTTGCGGCTGGCCGCGCGCAACCACGGGATGCCGTTGGAGGCGCTGCGCTACGACCTGACGCCGCCGGGGCTGCACTACGTCCTGGTGCACTACGACATCCCCTTCGTCGACCCCGACACCTACCGGCTCACCGTGGACGGCCGGGTCGGCACCGCGCTGGAGTTCGACCTGGCGTCGCTGCGGGCGCGGCCGAAGGTGAACCTGACGGTCACCCTGGAGTGCGCGGGCAACGGGCGGGCCCGGCTGCACCCGCGGCCGGTGAGCCAGCCGTGGCTCGACGAGGCGGTCGGGACCGCGCGGTGGACCGGGACGCCGCTGGTCGACCTGCTCGCCGAGGCGGGGGTGCTGGAGGACGCGGTGGATGTCGCGTTCACCGGGCTTGATCACGGGACCGACCGGGGCGTAGAGCAGGACTACCAGCGCGGGCTGTCCCTGGCGGCCGCGGTCGGCCGGGACGTGCTGGTCGCCTACGAGATGAATGGTCAGCCGCTGCCACCGCAGCACGGCGCGCCGGTGCGGCTGATCGTGCCCGGGTGGTACGGGATGGCGAGCGTGAAGTGGCTGCGGCGGATCACCGTGCTGGACCACGAGTTCACCGGATTCCAGAACGCGACCGCGTACCGGATCAAGCACGACACCGGGGACGACGGCGAACCGGTGACGCGGATCAGGCCGCGGGCGCTGGTCGTGCCACCGGGCTTCCCGGACTTCATGACCCGGCGGCGGATCGTCGACGCCGGGCCGGTCGAGCTGTTCGGCCGGGCGTGGAGCGGGCAGGGGCCGGTGACGCGGGTCGAGGTCAGCGTCGACGGCGGGCAGACCTGGGCGAACGCGGCGCTCGGCAAGCAGGCGGGCAAGTACGCCTGGCGGCCGTGGACCTTCCGCTGGTCAGCGGTCCCGGGTGAGGTCGAGGTGCTGGTCCGGGCCGCGGACCGGCACGGGGTGCAGCCGGTCGAGCAACCGTGGAACACCCAGGGGATGGCCAACAACATGGCTCAGCGGGTGTCGGTGACCGTCCGCTGA
- the murA gene encoding UDP-N-acetylglucosamine 1-carboxyvinyltransferase has product MTEHFQVHGGARLVGDVAVVGAKNSVLKLMAAALLAEGTTTLTNCPEILDVPLMADVLRSLGCEVVLEGDRAVITTPAELNYRADSPSMGKLRASVCVLGPLVGRCKRAVVALPGGDAIGSRPLDMHQNGLRSLGATSEIEHGCVVAEAEGLHGAQIWLDFPSVGATENILMAAVLADGVTVIDNAAREPEIIDLCLMLQQMGAKVEGAGTSTLTVHGVESLRPTEHRVVGDRIVGATWAFAAAMTRGDITVKGVNPHHLDLVLEKLRSAGSEITIYEDGFRVVQHERPTAVDFVTLPYPGFATDLQPFAIALTAVADGTSMITENLFEARFRFVEEMVRLGADARTDGHHAVIRGVERLSSAPVWASDIRAGVGLVMAGLCAEGVTEVWDVFHIDRGYPMFVENMQRLGADVRRVDIEPERAV; this is encoded by the coding sequence GTGACAGAGCACTTCCAGGTTCACGGCGGCGCCCGGCTCGTCGGCGACGTCGCGGTTGTCGGCGCCAAGAACAGCGTGCTCAAGCTGATGGCGGCGGCGCTGCTGGCCGAGGGCACGACCACCCTGACCAACTGCCCGGAGATCCTCGACGTCCCCCTGATGGCCGACGTCCTGCGCAGCCTGGGCTGCGAGGTGGTCCTCGAGGGCGACCGCGCGGTGATCACCACCCCCGCGGAGCTGAACTACCGGGCCGACTCGCCGTCGATGGGCAAGCTGCGGGCGTCGGTCTGCGTGCTGGGCCCGCTCGTCGGCCGGTGCAAGCGCGCCGTCGTCGCGCTGCCCGGTGGTGACGCGATCGGCTCGCGGCCGCTGGACATGCACCAGAACGGCCTGCGCTCGCTCGGCGCGACCAGCGAGATCGAGCACGGCTGTGTCGTGGCCGAGGCCGAGGGCCTGCACGGCGCGCAGATTTGGCTCGACTTCCCCAGCGTCGGCGCCACCGAGAACATCCTGATGGCCGCCGTGCTGGCCGACGGGGTCACGGTCATCGACAACGCCGCGCGCGAGCCGGAGATCATCGACCTGTGCCTGATGCTGCAGCAGATGGGCGCCAAGGTCGAGGGCGCGGGCACGTCGACGCTGACCGTCCACGGCGTCGAGTCGCTGCGGCCCACCGAACACCGCGTGGTCGGCGACCGGATCGTGGGCGCCACCTGGGCTTTCGCCGCCGCGATGACCCGTGGCGACATCACCGTCAAGGGCGTCAACCCGCACCACCTGGACCTGGTCCTGGAGAAGCTGCGCAGCGCGGGCTCGGAAATCACCATCTACGAGGACGGCTTCCGCGTCGTCCAGCACGAACGCCCCACCGCGGTCGACTTCGTGACCCTGCCCTACCCGGGCTTCGCCACCGACCTGCAGCCCTTCGCCATCGCCCTGACCGCGGTCGCGGACGGGACGTCGATGATCACCGAGAACCTCTTCGAGGCCCGCTTCCGCTTCGTGGAGGAAATGGTCCGGCTCGGCGCGGACGCCCGCACCGACGGCCACCACGCCGTCATCCGCGGCGTCGAACGACTGTCGAGCGCGCCCGTGTGGGCGTCGGACATTCGCGCGGGGGTGGGGCTGGTCATGGCGGGCCTGTGCGCGGAAGGCGTCACAGAGGTGTGGGACGTCTTCCACATCGACCGCGGCTACCCCATGTTCGTGGAGAACATGCAGCGCCTGGGCGCCGACGTGCGCCGCGTCGACATCGAACCCGAGCGCGCGGTGTAG
- a CDS encoding cob(I)yrinic acid a,c-diamide adenosyltransferase has translation MSVHITRVYTKVGDKGTTALGDGSRVPKTSVRLAAYADVDEANSSIGVAIALGGLTDEVAEVLRGIQNDLFDVGADLCAPIVPDPPYPPLRITEAYVTRLEGWIDDFNDRLEKLNSFILPGGTPGAALLHVARTVARRAERNAWALIEDDAERTNVLAAKYLNRLSDLLFVLARIANPDGDVLWKPGANG, from the coding sequence ATGTCGGTTCACATCACGAGGGTCTACACCAAGGTCGGCGACAAAGGCACGACCGCGCTAGGCGACGGTTCGCGGGTGCCGAAGACGTCGGTCCGCCTCGCCGCCTACGCCGATGTGGACGAGGCCAACTCCTCCATCGGGGTGGCAATCGCCCTCGGCGGGCTGACCGACGAGGTCGCCGAGGTCCTGCGCGGCATCCAGAACGACCTGTTCGACGTCGGCGCCGACCTCTGCGCCCCGATCGTGCCGGACCCGCCGTACCCGCCGCTGCGCATCACCGAGGCGTACGTGACCCGGCTCGAAGGGTGGATCGACGACTTCAACGACCGCCTGGAGAAGCTGAACAGTTTCATTCTTCCCGGTGGAACCCCCGGCGCGGCCCTGCTGCACGTCGCCCGCACCGTCGCGCGGCGGGCGGAGCGCAACGCGTGGGCGCTCATCGAGGACGACGCCGAGCGGACGAACGTCCTGGCGGCGAAGTACCTCAACCGGCTGTCCGACCTGCTTTTCGTCCTCGCGCGCATCGCGAACCCGGACGGCGACGTGCTCTGGAAGCCCGGCGCGAACGGCTAG
- a CDS encoding SRPBCC family protein has protein sequence MHVTYRFDEHPEGTLASIRIQGDASGYYRFVGPLMAPMVRGNLRKDLRDLASKVSG, from the coding sequence ATGCACGTCACCTACCGGTTCGACGAGCATCCCGAGGGGACACTCGCCAGCATCCGCATCCAGGGCGACGCGAGCGGCTACTACCGGTTCGTCGGCCCGCTCATGGCGCCGATGGTGCGCGGCAACCTCCGCAAGGACCTGCGAGACCTGGCGAGCAAGGTGTCCGGATAG
- a CDS encoding ribonuclease Z: MSMRELVVLGTASQVPIRARNHNGYFLRWDDDVFLFDPGEGTQRQMALAGVSVTAITRLCVTHFHGDHCLGVPGIVQRLSLDNVAHEVVAHYPASGAEYFANLRRASSFYEVAQVREEPVVAEGVIATGPFGELHARRLDHRIETFGYQLREPDSRRMVPEKLAEFGITGPAVGALQREGGELLERVSEPKPGQRFAFVMDTRLCDAVYDLAEAADLLVIESTYLHADAALAEEHAHLTARQAARVARESGVRTLVLTHFSQRYDDLSLFHEEAAAEFDGEIVVATDLARVRVPRRR; encoded by the coding sequence TTGTCCATGCGGGAACTCGTCGTCCTCGGGACCGCGAGCCAGGTGCCGATCCGCGCGCGCAACCACAATGGCTACTTCCTGCGCTGGGACGACGACGTCTTCCTGTTCGACCCCGGCGAGGGCACGCAGCGGCAGATGGCGCTGGCCGGGGTGTCGGTCACCGCGATCACCCGGCTGTGCGTGACCCACTTCCACGGCGACCACTGCCTGGGCGTCCCCGGCATCGTGCAGCGTCTCTCGCTCGACAACGTGGCCCACGAGGTGGTCGCCCACTACCCGGCGTCGGGCGCGGAGTACTTCGCCAACCTGCGGCGCGCCAGCTCGTTCTACGAGGTCGCGCAGGTCCGCGAGGAGCCCGTGGTGGCCGAGGGCGTCATCGCGACCGGCCCGTTCGGCGAGCTGCACGCGCGACGGCTCGACCATCGCATCGAGACCTTCGGCTACCAGCTGCGTGAGCCCGACTCCCGCCGGATGGTGCCGGAGAAGCTGGCCGAGTTCGGCATCACCGGCCCCGCTGTCGGCGCGTTGCAACGCGAAGGCGGGGAGCTGCTGGAGCGGGTCAGCGAGCCGAAGCCCGGGCAGCGGTTCGCCTTCGTCATGGACACCCGCCTGTGCGACGCGGTGTACGACCTGGCCGAGGCCGCGGACCTGCTGGTGATCGAGTCGACCTACCTGCACGCGGACGCGGCGCTGGCCGAGGAGCACGCCCACCTGACGGCCCGGCAGGCCGCACGGGTCGCGCGGGAGAGTGGTGTGCGGACGCTGGTGCTGACCCACTTCTCGCAGCGCTATGACGATCTGAGCCTGTTCCACGAGGAAGCCGCGGCGGAGTTCGACGGCGAGATCGTGGTGGCCACGGATCTGGCGAGAGTGCGCGTTCCGAGACGCCGATAA